In the Flavobacterium sp. 90 genome, ATAATTAAAACTCATGTCAGAAAATGATTTATCACGAATTGTGTTCCATTCAGCTTTGAAGGTTCATCAAACTTTAGGGCCTGGGCTTTTAGAAAGTGCTTACGAAGAGTGCTTATTTTACGAGTTAAGAAAATTCGGCTTATTAGTTGAAAAACAAAAGGCTTTACCTTTAATTTACGAAGAAATTAAATTAGATATTGGTTATCGATTAGATATTTTAGTAGAAAATAAATTAATTTTGGAAATAAAAGCAGTCGATTGTTTAAATGAAATACATTTTGCACAACTATTGACTTATTTAAAATTAACAAATTGCAAATTAGGTTTGTTAATAAATTTCAATGTTTCTTTAATAAAAAACGGAATTAAAAGAGTAGCAAACAATCTTTAATAAAAGCCTAGCGCCCTTTGCGTAAACCTTAGCGAACCTTGCGGTTAAATCAACATGATAGCAAAAATCAACAACTTCGAAATAGACTTATCAAAACCCATTGATATCTCAATTCCATTAACGAATACAGACGAAAATCCAATTGCTTGGTATATTGAAAAACCAGTTATTGAACCTGTGGTTTTTGGCGATTGGATCGGGAAAGTTTCTGAAGGAAAATCTTCTACCAATTTCAATAATATCTTTTTTAATCCGCACGGACACGGAACACATACGGAATGTTTAGGGCATATTACGAATGACTTTTATAGCATTAATCAAACGTTGAAACAGTTTTTCTTTTTTGCAAAACTGATTACGGTTGAACCTGAAAAGATTGGTGATGATTTGGTGATTACAAAAGAACATATTTCGACTTCGCTCAATATGACAAAAGATGAAGCTTCGCTAAATGGTGCAAAACCGGAAGCAATTATTATTCGAACACTTCCAAATCAACAAAATAAAAAGTCAAGAAAATACTCGAATACAAATCCGCCTTATTTATCTGAAGAAGCTGCGATTTTCATCCGCGAAAGCGAAATTCAGCATTTGTTAATCGATTTACCAAGTGTTGACAAAGAACATGACGAAGGAAAATTATTGGCTCACAAAGCATTTTGGAATGTAAAAGACACGGTTAATCTAAACGTTGATGCACGTTTAAACGCAACAATTACTGAAATGATTTATGTTTCTAACGAAATTCAGAATGGCGATTATATACTAAATTTACAAATCGCTTCGTTTGAAAATGACGCAAGTCCGAGTAAACCTATTTTATATAAAATTTAAAGTTTGCCACGAATTACACAAATTTTCGCGAATTATTTTATTTCTTTAAGCATATAAAAATTGGTGCAAATTTGTGTAATTCGTGGCAAAAAAACTAATACAATATGATTACTGTTTCAACTGATAAAGACAAACTTAATGTTCCTTTTATTCAAAATTTCCTAAAGGATATTTATTGGGCTGCGGGAAGAACTATCGAAGAAGTACAAACTACAATTGATGCTTCTGTTTGTTTTGGAATTTACTTAAATAACAAACAAATTGGCTTTGCACGTGTCATTACAGATTATGTAGTTTTTGGATATGTAATGGATGTTTTTATTACTGAAGAACATCGCGGAAAAGGATATTCGTCTATTTTGATTGAAACGATGATGAACGAACCGATTCTCAAAGACATTAAAATTTGGAGATTAGCAACAAGTGATGCTCATTTTTTATATGAGAAATTTGGTTTTAAACCTTTGGAACATCCGGAGAAAATGATGGAAAAGAAACTATGAAAACAATCGTAAAACTTGAAGAATTAGGATTATTTATCCTCGGAATCTATTTATTTAGCTTACTCAATTATCAATGGTGGTGGTTTTTGGTTTTGATTTTGGCACCCGATCTTTCTATGATTGGTTATGCCTTTGGCAATAAAACCGGCGCCTTTTTATATAACTTATTTCATCATAAAGGGATTGCCGTTTCTTTATATATAATTGGCTGTTTCTTAAAACTTGAAATCGTTCAGCTTATTGGGATTATATTATTTTCGCATTCGGCAATGGATCGGATTTTTGGTTATGGGCTGAAATATGAAAAAGGATTTAAATACACGCATTTAGGCGAAATTGGAAAATAAAAAATTTATATGAATCTAGAAACGTATTACGAATATTGTCTTTCGAAAAAAGGCGTTAGCGAACATTTTCCTTTTGATGAAGACACTTTGGTTTTTAAAGTTGGCGGAAAAATGTTTGCTTTATCTTCACTTGCTCAATGGGAAAAAAATGAACCTTCGGTGAATTTAAAATGTGATCCGGAACGCGCTCAGGAACTAAGAGCAGAATATGATGAGATAAAACCAGGTTTTCATATGAGCAAAGTTCATTGGAATACGATTGCTTTAAACGGAAATTTACCGACTGCTTTTATCAAAGAATTGATTGATCACTCGTATGAATTGGTTTTCAAAAGTTTGACAAAGAAAATCCAGAATGAAATTATTGAATTAGAAAATTAGGCATTACATTTGCAGCGTAAGATATAAACTTAACCACTCAATTAATTTGCAACTTAGCAACTTATAGAACATGAAAGAACAATTTAAAAAATTTCTGAACGAAGAACAAGATCCAAAAGCGATTGAAAAAATCACTTCGAAACTCAACGATTTATTGATGAAAAACGAAGAAATTGGTTATATCGCGGTTCAAAAAAAACCAGCAATTACTGTTTTTCCAGATAGCATAATCTTAACGAATAAACGTATTATTATTTGCAAACCTAAAAATTTAGGTCTTTCAATGGATTTTACAGATTATACCTGGGATGATATTGCAAGCACTTTTGTAAAAGAGAATATTTTGGGTTCTGAATTTTCATTTGGAACTACAACTGACCTGACAATTTCGATTGATTACATTCCGAAAACTCAGGCTAGAAAAATTTATACTTACGCAAAAGAGCAATTAGATTTATTAAAAAATCCAATTGTTGCTGAAACTCCAGTCGTAGAAACAGCGCAAGCAGTTGAAGAAGAAGATGATCTTGATGTTGAAGAAGTTGAAACGGAAGAAGTAACAAATTATGCAGAAATTTTACCTGCAACAACTCCTTACGAAACTTATGAGCCAATTCAGCAACAAAATCCAGCTCCAACCGGAGATCGTAAATTAAGTGAATTATCTAAAGAAGAACTTTTTGATAAATTACAGAATTACAAAAAATTGCTTGATAATGGTTTAATCATGCAAGGAGAATATGATACTTATAAAAAAGAAATATTGAGTTACATGTAATTTAGTCGTAAAGTCAAAAGTCGAAAGTCTTAAAGTACTTTATTTATATAAAAAGAAAGCCAGAAATAGAAAATTCTATTCTGGCTTTTTTATTTTAGACAAAAGTCAAAACTTTCAGACTTTTGACTTTAAGACTTATAGAGTCGCTTTTTGCTTTTCTACAAAACTATTGGATTGCAGTTCCAGTAATTCTTTTGCGTTTTTTCGTTGTAGATCGTAGAGACTTTTATCTTCGGCAATATCAGCGTAAACTTTATCGTGCATTTGAGCACTTGTTTTGATTAACAAATCACGTTGATATTTGTTTTGTGCCAAAGTAGCTTTCATCGCTGTTTCGGCTTCTTCTTGTTTAAAATCAAATTCTCCTTTTGGAGATAATAATTTTGCTATAATTGGAGATGTTTCAATCGCAAGAAACAACAACATTATAAAAAATGAGGGTAGCCAAGGTAATTTATCCAATGCATTAATACGCGCCATTAATCCGTCAAAACCTTCAATAATTGGTTGTGTTTGCGATACTTTTTTGTCTAAATCACTCTGAAGCTGTTTACCTAGTTTTTCTTTCTCGGCAATTTTAGCTTCGTTTGTCGTTTTTAAAGTTTCAAATTCCTTTAAAGTTGCATCGTGCTTTTCGCGTTTCTCTTTATAAACTGGTCCTTTTCCTAGTTTTTTAGTTCCTGTCGTTCCTTCGGCTTCTGTAATATAAGTTGAATATAAAGCATTTACTTCTTTTTCTTTCTTCAGAATATCGGCTTTCAAAGCTGCGATCTCAGCTTTGTTTTTATCTAAATCTGATTTGAAATAATTTCCAACTTGTTTTTTATTCGCCAATTCCATTTCGTTTTTCTCTTTCAACAAAACGGTATTGATTTCTTTTTCGAAAATTTTAATTTCTAAAGGCTTTGAGATTACGATTGCAATAATAATTGCCAACATAATTCGAGGTGTCGCTTGCAGAAATTCATCCATAAAACGATCTCTCTTTTTAATCGTAGAAACGATAAATCGATCCAAATTAAAAATAAGTAAACTCCATACAAATCCAAAAATTAAAGCGGGATAAATAGAATCAAAAACAGTAAAAAGCGCATAAGCACTGGCAAGGAAAGCCATAACTGCGGTAAAGAAAACGGTGGCGCCAATACCAACATATTTGGTTTGTTCGCCTTCTGAACAACCTTCGAGTAAGTCTCGATCTGTCCCGGAACATAGGATAAAAAATTGTTTTAACATGATTGATGATTTTTGATTGTGATTGATACGGCAAATTTAGCGCCAAAAATTTAATTCTTAGTTAAATAGTTGATTTGTTTTCAGTTGAGCTTATAAAATTTAAGTTTTATTAAATGTTATTTTAACATTAATCTATTTCTAATGTTGCAGAGGAATCATAACACTATGTTAATTTTTTTCAACTCCTTTAATAACATTAAGGTTCTAGTTTCGCAAGAAATCAAACTAAAACACAATGAAAAAAATTTATTTAGTAGTAACATTCATGCTTTTAGCCTTTTCAGGTTATGCTCAAAAAGCCATAATCTCAGGAAAAGTATTAGACATTGATGACAAACTTCCTTTGCCGGGAGCGATGATTCAGATTGTAGGAGAAAACAAATACACAGTATCAGATTACAATGGTCGTTTTGAGTTACTTAACATCAACGCGGGAACTTATCAGGTACAAGTAAAATATATAGGATATACAGCAATAACTCAAGAAATCACTGTAGAACAAGGTAAAAATAACGTGATTGATTTTGCGCTTAAAACTTCAGGAACAGAACTGAATGAAGTTGTTGTTGGAGACATTTTAAAAGGTCAGGCAAAAGCGTTGAACCAACAAAAAAACAATAAAAACATCGGAAACGTAATCTCATCTGATCAAATGGGACGTTTTCCGGATGCTAATGTTGGAGACGCTCTAAAACGTGTTCCGGGAATCACAATGCAAAATGATCAGGGTGAAGCTCGTAACATTATTATTAGAGGTCTTGCTCCGTCATTGAACTCGGTAACTTTAAATGGTGACAGAATCCCATCTGCTGAAGGAGATAATAGAAACGTACAAATGGATTTAATTCCGTCTGATATGATTTCTACAATCGAAGTCAACAAAACTTTAACTCCAGATATGGATGCTGATGCGATTGGAGGTTCTGTTAATTTAGTAACCAGAGCAACTCCAAATGGCGAAAGAATCTCTGCAACTCTTGCCGGAGGTTATATGCCAATTCGTGAGCACGGAACTTACACTGCAGGTTTTGTTTACGGAAATCGCTTTCTGGACAATAAACTTGGTGCGGTTTTCAGCGGATCTTATAATAATGTAGATTACGGATCTGACAACATCGAAAACGAATGGGTAAAAGATGATTTTGGAAATGAATATCTGCAAGCTTCAGAAATTAGAAAATACGACGTACAACGTATTCGTCGTAGCGGATCTGTAGCGTTAGATTATAAATTTGACGATAACAATACCATTTTTGCCAATGCAATTTACAATTGGAGAGA is a window encoding:
- a CDS encoding PH domain-containing protein, with protein sequence MKEQFKKFLNEEQDPKAIEKITSKLNDLLMKNEEIGYIAVQKKPAITVFPDSIILTNKRIIICKPKNLGLSMDFTDYTWDDIASTFVKENILGSEFSFGTTTDLTISIDYIPKTQARKIYTYAKEQLDLLKNPIVAETPVVETAQAVEEEDDLDVEEVETEEVTNYAEILPATTPYETYEPIQQQNPAPTGDRKLSELSKEELFDKLQNYKKLLDNGLIMQGEYDTYKKEILSYM
- a CDS encoding GNAT family N-acetyltransferase; the protein is MITVSTDKDKLNVPFIQNFLKDIYWAAGRTIEEVQTTIDASVCFGIYLNNKQIGFARVITDYVVFGYVMDVFITEEHRGKGYSSILIETMMNEPILKDIKIWRLATSDAHFLYEKFGFKPLEHPEKMMEKKL
- a CDS encoding GxxExxY protein, with the protein product MSENDLSRIVFHSALKVHQTLGPGLLESAYEECLFYELRKFGLLVEKQKALPLIYEEIKLDIGYRLDILVENKLILEIKAVDCLNEIHFAQLLTYLKLTNCKLGLLINFNVSLIKNGIKRVANNL
- a CDS encoding DUF4407 domain-containing protein → MLKQFFILCSGTDRDLLEGCSEGEQTKYVGIGATVFFTAVMAFLASAYALFTVFDSIYPALIFGFVWSLLIFNLDRFIVSTIKKRDRFMDEFLQATPRIMLAIIIAIVISKPLEIKIFEKEINTVLLKEKNEMELANKKQVGNYFKSDLDKNKAEIAALKADILKKEKEVNALYSTYITEAEGTTGTKKLGKGPVYKEKREKHDATLKEFETLKTTNEAKIAEKEKLGKQLQSDLDKKVSQTQPIIEGFDGLMARINALDKLPWLPSFFIMLLFLAIETSPIIAKLLSPKGEFDFKQEEAETAMKATLAQNKYQRDLLIKTSAQMHDKVYADIAEDKSLYDLQRKNAKELLELQSNSFVEKQKATL
- a CDS encoding cyclase family protein, whose translation is MIAKINNFEIDLSKPIDISIPLTNTDENPIAWYIEKPVIEPVVFGDWIGKVSEGKSSTNFNNIFFNPHGHGTHTECLGHITNDFYSINQTLKQFFFFAKLITVEPEKIGDDLVITKEHISTSLNMTKDEASLNGAKPEAIIIRTLPNQQNKKSRKYSNTNPPYLSEEAAIFIRESEIQHLLIDLPSVDKEHDEGKLLAHKAFWNVKDTVNLNVDARLNATITEMIYVSNEIQNGDYILNLQIASFENDASPSKPILYKI
- a CDS encoding DUF4260 domain-containing protein, with protein sequence MKTIVKLEELGLFILGIYLFSLLNYQWWWFLVLILAPDLSMIGYAFGNKTGAFLYNLFHHKGIAVSLYIIGCFLKLEIVQLIGIILFSHSAMDRIFGYGLKYEKGFKYTHLGEIGK
- a CDS encoding MmcQ/YjbR family DNA-binding protein, translated to MNLETYYEYCLSKKGVSEHFPFDEDTLVFKVGGKMFALSSLAQWEKNEPSVNLKCDPERAQELRAEYDEIKPGFHMSKVHWNTIALNGNLPTAFIKELIDHSYELVFKSLTKKIQNEIIELEN